The Sporosarcina sp. 6E9 genome segment CTTGGGCAAAACGCACCGCACTGCGGGCTCGACTTGTGCTTGTCGCGTCTAAGCGGACGCCCAACACTTTTGCTGAATTTGAAAGGAGCATGAAAAATGGAACAACAGTTGAATGAATTAAAAGAACAAGCACTAGCTAAAATTCAAGAAGCGACGAATGTGAAAGAATTAAATGAGGTCCGTGTTGCTTATTTAGGAAGAAAAGGACCGATTACAGATGCTTTGAAAGGTATGGGGAAATTACCAGCCGAGGAACGTCCTAAAATGGGTGCGCTCGTGAACGTCATTCGCGCTTCTGTGACTGAAGTTCTCGAAGAACGCATGGCTAAACTTGAAGAAGATGCGATTAACGAACAACTTGCAAAGGAATCTATCGATGTTACATTACCAGGTAGACCTGCACGTACTGGAAATCACCATCCGTTGACACGCGTGGTCGAGGAAATAGAAGATTTCTTCATCAGCATGGGTTACGAAGTTGCGGAAGGGCCTGAAGTTGAGAAAGATTATTATAACTTCGAAGCACTTAATTTGCCGAAAGGCCATCCAGCGCGTGATATGCAGGATTCGTTTTATATTTCAGAGGACATTCTCCTTCGCACGCATACATCACCTGTTCAAGCACGCACGATGGAAGCAAAAGGCGGTGCGCCGATTAAAATTATTTGCCCGGGGAAAGTATACCGTCGTGACAGCGATGACGCGACACACTCTCACCAGTTCACGCAAATTGAAGGACTTGTCATCGGCGATGATATTCGAATGAGTGATTTAAAAGGTACGCTTTCTTTATTCGCAAAGAAAATGTTCGGAGATGATCGTGAAATTCGTTTACGCCCAAGTTTCTTCCCGTTCACGGAACCGTCTGTTGAAATGGATATTTCTTGTTTCAAATGCGGCGGCGACGGCTGTAACGTCTGTAAAAAGACAGGGTGGATTGAAATTTTAGGTGCTGGAATGGTGCATCCGAATGTGTTGGAGATGGCAGGCTATGATCCGTCTGTTGTTACTGGTTTTGCATTTGGAATGGGACCTGAGCGAATTGCAATGTTGAAATACGGTGTGGAAGATATTCGTCATTTCTATACGAATGACGTTCGTTTTGTATCGCAATTTCACCGGACAGAAGCATAAGGAGGAAAATACATGTTAGTTTCTACAGAATGGCTAAAAGATTATATTAATATAGATGGAATTCCCGCTCCTGAATTGGCGGAAAGTATTACACGATCAGGAATTGAAGTAGATGCGATAATTGAACGTTCAAAGGGCATGACGAATGTTGTGGTAGGACATGTGCTGGAATGTGTTCAACACCCTGATGCTGATAAACTGAACGTCTGTCAAGTTGATATCGGTATGGAAACGACTCAAATCGTCTGCGGCGCATCGAACATTGCTGAAGGGCAAAAAGTGATTGTCGCAAGACCAGGAGCAGTGTTACCAGGCGGATTCGAGATTAAACAAGCTAAACTCCGCGGAGAAGAGTCAAATGGAATGATTTGCTCGCTGCAAGAGCTTGGTATAGAAGGAAGACTTGTCCCGAAAGAATATGCAGAAGGGATTTATGTTCTTCCGGAAGACGCGGTTGTTGGATCAAACGCGCTTAAAATACTCGAGTTAGACGATACAGTTCTCGAATTTGATTTAACACCGAATCGTTCGGATGCGCTAAGCATGTTAGGTGTCGCTTATGAAGTAGGGGCGATATTATCACAAGAAGTGAAACTACCGGAAATTACTTATGAAGAATCAACTGAAAAAGCGGAAGACTTGCTTAAACTAAGCATCGACGCGAAAGAAGAAAATCCGATGTATGTTGCGAAAGTTGTCAAAAACGTTAAAATTGCGGCGTCTCCATTATGGTTGCAAAATCGTTTAATGGCTTCTGGCATTCGTCCGCATAATAATGTTGTAGACATTACGAACTTTATACTACTTGAATACGGTCAACCACTTCACGCGTTCGATTATGATCGACTTGAGACAGGTGAAATAGTCGTTCGACTTGCAGAAGAAGGCGAGAAAATTACGACGCTTGATGAAGCCGAGCGCACTTTAAAATCGCATCAATTAGTCATCACGAACGGTTCAGAACCGGTTGCGATCGCAGGTGTGATGGGCGGAGCAAATTCTGAAGTTCACGATACTACGACAACGGTTGTTATCGAGTCTGCATATTTTACGCCGGCTACTGTACGCAGAACGTCTAAGGAACATGGTCTCCATAGTGATGCAAGTACACGTTTTGAAAAGGGTGTGGACCCGGAGCGAGTTGTCGCCGCTGCAGAACGTGCAGCACAACTTATCGCTGAAATTGCGGATGGGGAAGTGCTTGAAGGTTCTGTCATGATTGATGAACTCGACAAAACACCGGTTCAAATAACGATATCACCAGATTACATTAACAGCCGACTTGGCATGAAAATTTCATTGGAAGAAATGCTTTCAATATTGGGGAGATTGAAGTTTCCAACCGAAGCGATTAATGGAAAACTAGTAATTAATGCGCCTACTCGAAGACAAGATATCCGTATTAAAGAAGATATCATTGAAGAAATTGCGAGAATGTACGGATATGACAATATCCCATTGACACTTCCAATTACTGAATCTAACCCAGGCGGACTAACGCCTTATCAGCAAAAACGCAGAACTGTAAAAGCATTTCTTGAAGGCGCGGGTTTATATGAAACATTAACCTATTCATTAACTTCAGCGAAAGAAGCACAAACCTATGCACTTGAAACAGCACCGGTTACGAACTTGCTGATGCCGATTAGTGAAGAACGAAGCACGCTTCGTCAAAGTATCATTCCACATTTACTTGAAGTAGCGACCTATAACGTAGCCCGTCGTAACGAATCTGTAGGGTTTTATGAGATCAGTTCAGTATTCCTTGATGAAGAGGAAGATGGTCTTCCAAAGGAAACGGCTCATGTTGCCGCGGTCATCACTGGCAACTGGGTGGACCATGCTTGGCAAGCAGATACGAAAAAAGTTGATTTCTTCGTATTGAAAGGGATTGTCGAAGGACTGATGGATAGTCTGGGAATTATTGACGGATTAACATTCGAACAGGCAGTTCTGGAAGGCATGCACCCTGGAAGAACAGCAAATATTTATCACGACAATAAACGCATTGGTTTCATCGGTCAAGTTCATCCGACGGAACAAAATAAGCGTGACTTGAAAGAGACTTATGTCTTAGAAATGAATCTTGATAAAATCCTTTCTATCGAGACGGATGCATTACTTTATGTACCTGTTCCACGCCACCCGTCCATCTCACGAGACATCGCACTAGTTGTTTCGAGTGATACATCGGCTGGCGTACTTGAAGACGTCATTCGACGCGCAGGAGGCAAATTGTTAACTGGCGTTAAGTTGTTTGACCTGTACGAAGGCGAAAATGTCGAAGCCGGCAAGAAATCAGTCGCATTCTCTTTGAAGTATCAAGACCCAGAAAGAACATTAACAGACGAAGAAGTTGTCAAGGCGCATGAAAAAGTATTGGCTGCTTTGACGAGTGAAGCCGGGGCACAGCTTCGCGGATAATATTTTAAAATAAAAACTAACCGATCCCATTCATTGCGAAATGGATTGGTTAGTTTTTTGAATTAATAAGTTTCCAAACCAGAACCTCCCAATGTTGGCTTTTTGATATGTTGCCAATTCGGAGGAAGTTCATAGGTTTCTATATGCTGAAATTTATCGAGTTTTACGGAACCTGATGATATATAAAAAGTTAAATGATCTTTACCAACTGCGATGTGTGGACCAACGACTGGCGTAACTTCAATCGTAATTAAAAATTCGAAAGAACGATATTCGCCAATTCTTTTCATGTTTATTATGTTTATTTGATAAGGATAAACTGTAGGGCGTTCATTAAGATAATCCGTGTAATATTCCCAAACCACCTGATCAATAGTCGGAGACAATAATGAGAAAAATAAGTCCAT includes the following:
- a CDS encoding DUF3888 domain-containing protein gives rise to the protein MKVGVYLRKLIIIPAILMLTFLTAIPTHAKQDYYQPAEKSTEELVMDLFFSLLSPTIDQVVWEYYTDYLNERPTVYPYQINIINMKRIGEYRSFEFLITIEVTPVVGPHIAVGKDHLTFYISSGSVKLDKFQHIETYELPPNWQHIKKPTLGGSGLETY
- the pheT gene encoding phenylalanine--tRNA ligase subunit beta, with the protein product MLVSTEWLKDYINIDGIPAPELAESITRSGIEVDAIIERSKGMTNVVVGHVLECVQHPDADKLNVCQVDIGMETTQIVCGASNIAEGQKVIVARPGAVLPGGFEIKQAKLRGEESNGMICSLQELGIEGRLVPKEYAEGIYVLPEDAVVGSNALKILELDDTVLEFDLTPNRSDALSMLGVAYEVGAILSQEVKLPEITYEESTEKAEDLLKLSIDAKEENPMYVAKVVKNVKIAASPLWLQNRLMASGIRPHNNVVDITNFILLEYGQPLHAFDYDRLETGEIVVRLAEEGEKITTLDEAERTLKSHQLVITNGSEPVAIAGVMGGANSEVHDTTTTVVIESAYFTPATVRRTSKEHGLHSDASTRFEKGVDPERVVAAAERAAQLIAEIADGEVLEGSVMIDELDKTPVQITISPDYINSRLGMKISLEEMLSILGRLKFPTEAINGKLVINAPTRRQDIRIKEDIIEEIARMYGYDNIPLTLPITESNPGGLTPYQQKRRTVKAFLEGAGLYETLTYSLTSAKEAQTYALETAPVTNLLMPISEERSTLRQSIIPHLLEVATYNVARRNESVGFYEISSVFLDEEEDGLPKETAHVAAVITGNWVDHAWQADTKKVDFFVLKGIVEGLMDSLGIIDGLTFEQAVLEGMHPGRTANIYHDNKRIGFIGQVHPTEQNKRDLKETYVLEMNLDKILSIETDALLYVPVPRHPSISRDIALVVSSDTSAGVLEDVIRRAGGKLLTGVKLFDLYEGENVEAGKKSVAFSLKYQDPERTLTDEEVVKAHEKVLAALTSEAGAQLRG
- the pheS gene encoding phenylalanine--tRNA ligase subunit alpha, which produces MEQQLNELKEQALAKIQEATNVKELNEVRVAYLGRKGPITDALKGMGKLPAEERPKMGALVNVIRASVTEVLEERMAKLEEDAINEQLAKESIDVTLPGRPARTGNHHPLTRVVEEIEDFFISMGYEVAEGPEVEKDYYNFEALNLPKGHPARDMQDSFYISEDILLRTHTSPVQARTMEAKGGAPIKIICPGKVYRRDSDDATHSHQFTQIEGLVIGDDIRMSDLKGTLSLFAKKMFGDDREIRLRPSFFPFTEPSVEMDISCFKCGGDGCNVCKKTGWIEILGAGMVHPNVLEMAGYDPSVVTGFAFGMGPERIAMLKYGVEDIRHFYTNDVRFVSQFHRTEA